A window of Rufibacter sp. LB8 contains these coding sequences:
- a CDS encoding thioesterase family protein has translation MTDQTNTPKPAVLESQTRIRFDHCDPFGHLNNSAFLNYFQNEREDQVEEAYGLDIHAFFRKTGRAWVVGQNQIVYLQPARVRELVTIRTSIRQVSDTSMLVEHIMLDEHRQKLKAILWTKFVYIDVRKSERAQHEPELMQLFDEVVVKEETPALFEDRVKQLRDEMKLAK, from the coding sequence ATGACAGACCAGACCAATACTCCCAAGCCAGCCGTGCTGGAAAGCCAGACCCGCATCAGGTTTGACCATTGCGACCCCTTCGGGCATTTGAACAACAGCGCGTTTCTCAATTATTTCCAGAATGAGCGCGAAGACCAGGTGGAGGAAGCCTACGGGCTGGACATTCATGCGTTCTTTCGGAAGACCGGCCGCGCCTGGGTGGTGGGCCAGAACCAGATTGTGTACCTGCAGCCCGCCCGCGTGCGGGAACTAGTGACCATCAGGACCAGCATCAGGCAGGTGAGCGACACCAGCATGTTGGTGGAACACATTATGTTAGACGAGCACAGGCAGAAACTCAAAGCCATTCTCTGGACCAAGTTTGTATACATAGACGTGCGCAAAAGTGAGCGCGCCCAGCACGAGCCTGAACTCATGCAACTCTTTGACGAAGTGGTGGTGAAGGAAGAAACGCCCGCCTTGTTTGAAGACCGCGTAAAGCAGCTGCGCGACGAGATGAAACTCGCCAAGTAA